A single genomic interval of Lepidochelys kempii isolate rLepKem1 chromosome 13, rLepKem1.hap2, whole genome shotgun sequence harbors:
- the LOC140896738 gene encoding olfactory receptor 13G1-like produces MEPSNHTRVTDFIMQGLFDHPQPQGLIFGLFLCLYMTAIMGNSLIIVAIVLHPPLHTPMYFFIANLALVDILCTSSVLLKMLENLLQEEKIISFGGCMAQLFVFTLSSGTELVRLAAMSYDRYVAICHPLHYVNLLSKEICISLAASAWAVGTINSLVHTLLMLHLDFCGPNLIQHFFCEIPPVLALSCSSTYLNEIMIFMADIFLAMGNFLLTTMSYSFIIIAILKIRSSKGKQRAFSTCSSHMLVVILYYSTIIYTYIRPTSSYSLDKDKVVAIIYTLVTPTLNPLIYSLRNNEVKVAIRKILPFTTKLQFFQE; encoded by the coding sequence ATGGAGCCCAGTAACCACACCAGGGTGACCGATTTCATCATGCAGGGTCTCTTTGACCACCCTCAACCCCAAGGACTGATCTTTGGGCTATTCCTGTGCCTTTATATGACTGCCATCATGGGCAATTCATTGATTATTGTGGCTATTGTCCTCCACCCACCTCTCCACACTCCCATGTACTTCTTCATCGCCAATTTAGCCCTGGTTGACATTTTGTGCACTTCCTCAGTCCTACTGAAAATGCTGGAAAACCTGTTGCAGGAGGAGAAAATCATCTCCTTTGGTGGCTGCATGGCCCAGCTCTTTGTCTTTACTTTGTCATCAGGGACAGAACTTGTGCGTCTCGCTGCTATGTCATATGACAGGTATGTTGCCATCTGCCACCCCTTGCACTATGTCAATCTGCTGAGTAAGGAAATTTGCATCAGTTTAGCAGCCTCTGCCTGGGCTGTTGGTACCATCAATTCATTGGTGCACACATTACTCATGCTGCACCTGGATTTCTGCGGACCCAACCTAATCCAGCATTTCTTCTGTGAGATCCCACCAGTGTTGGCACTATCCTGCAGCTCCACCTATCTCAACGAAATTATGATCTTCATGGCTGACATCTTCCTGGCCATGGGGAACTTCCTGCTGACCACCATGTCATATAGCTTCATCATCATCGCCATCCTGAAAATCCGGAGCTCCAAAGGGAAGCAGagagccttctccacctgctcctcCCACATGCTTGTGGTCATCTTGTACTACTCCACAATCATCTACACCTACATCCGGCCAACATCCAGTTACTCGCTGGATAAGGACAAGGTGGTGGCCATAATATACACCCTAGTCACTCCAACCCTGAACCCTCTGATCTACAGTCTGCGCAATAACGAGGTCAAAGTGGCCATCAGGAAAATCCTTCCATTCACCACAAAATTGCAATTTTTCCAAGAGTGA